From the genome of Daphnia pulicaria isolate SC F1-1A chromosome 5, SC_F0-13Bv2, whole genome shotgun sequence:
TGCCAAATCCTATACGTATAACATATCAAATCAAAGTTAAGCTCAAGTTAAACTTTAATTCTTATTTCGATACCGTAGTAATATACCTCGGCTAAAATTTCAAGTCgcattttatctttttgatcGATTGCTGACGAAGCCATAAGTCGAAGAGTAGTCTGTGAAGGTGGGCTGGTCAAATCTATGAATCGCGCCAGTAAATTTTCGAACGAACACGGCGGAATTCTCTTCCAATTGTTTCCATTGGGTCCCTGAACTTGAAGTTGAATCGTTGCTGATTTGGACGCGGGACAGTTTCTTAGACGAAGTACAAAGCGTTGCATCATGTCTCGATTATTCCGAGGAAAGACGGCCAAGTGATCTCCGGGTTTGTACTTGAGTGTTTCCGGGTTTAATGTGTTTAACTGAAGATGGATTGTTGCATGACCTTCTCGGCTATTTAATGACAAAATATGGGGGTTTAactttaataagaaaaatatttataacaaaatttcaatcacaTACTTTGGCCTAGCAGGATCACCGATTAAAGTCTTTCCTGATATCCTAACAAGTGACACCTCTTTCTGGTGGACAGACGAAAGAACTAAGAAGACACaccgaaaaatttttaaaaatagaaaacggtttgcattttaaaataaaaattcttaccATGCAAGacgtcttctttttcctcttgggACGATGTGATGAAACGCGCTGAAAAATGGACGCTTGGCTGATCAGCAGATGATTCCTCATTTATAAAATTGTTGTAGTTTATTCCTTCGATGAGAAATTGTTTACACAGCGCAGTAGTTATGTCTGACAACCAAGTCTGAACAgttttttcttgattgttAAGTTCGTCGGCACAAGCGAGCGGCAACAGACGGGTTCCCCCCAGTTCTTTAAACGTTATGTCGATAAATTTCCCGAACGCGCAAAATTGTTGATATGATGTCGACCCCAGACCCAGAACGGCAAAACtgtatacaagaaaaaaaaaaccttttctttagattcattcttaaaaaaataatatgccTTATATTTTATAGCCAACTATATAGGCATCATACCATGGGAGTTCATTGTTGATGTGTCgaaatttaaagttttccTTGCTCATTTTGATGagatttttcttgaattcttcTCCGTTGATGGGAGCCTCTCCGTCTCCGAACGTCGATGCAACTATAATAATTGCTTGTTGGTCTTGCAATTTGTTGGCATCAAATTCAGCCATAGAGTAAAGCTATATTTTAGTCAAATGAAAAGGTGATATTAAAAAGCCGATAATATAGCTCAGAGTAAATGATCAAGCTTCTTTATACATTGGCCTGGAAAAGAGATTTGAACTTGACGAATGCTTTCGTCGCAAAGTTTTCAGCTCTTCCGGATTGTGAAGCAAATAGGACGACCACTTTGGGTCGCTTCGACCAACGAGAGGAGAACAAATAACTGCACAGTCGAACCGCTATAATAACTgccatcattttcttcttcgagttACCTTGTCCTTTACTTTTGACTAATGATTTCGTCTGGAAATTCGACCAGGCTGCCATCTGGATAAATAAAAGTGTAATGATGTAATGTTACTTTCAAAAGAAACACCAGGAGAaacacccaaaaataaaatttaaaaaaaggacaaaatgtATACTTGATATTCGAAAGACGGCCTGAGAAAGTAAAAGGACATTTCTTGATGAAAAAgtggcgaagaagaagaagacattgGCGGAACAAGCCAAATCCAATCGGCTGGACATCCTCCGCGCGTCTTCATTTCATGTGCGTAAAACTGGATGAAAGATTCAGAGGCCGTATGATGGTCCCAGGTAGTCACCCCACACTTTTGATAACTGTACAGCACCGCTTTGTTCACCTCTAACAAAACTGTGTCTTTCCAAAGTGTGGCGTGAGTGCTCGTGTCTAATTCCATTTTTCTGGCAATCATCTATATGATGTcgaaattcaattaactttgttTTTTGCAAATAAGTGTTTACGTAAAACAAATCTTACTTCTGATATATTATAGCGTTGAGGATCGCACAGATCTCTAGAGCCTACCTCTGTGCCCATATACCATCCATTAAAGGGAGCAGCTGGAAACTGGATACCCCCACAGTCAAAGAGCATATTGGCTACCGCAGGTAGGGCGTACCAACGCAATCCCAATTCTCCGAACCAAGGCAACCTGAAATTGTCGATTTAATCAGCAGCATGTATAATAGTATAATAAACTCTGGTCAAtagagttaaaaaagaaaaaaaaaaaaaaagttttcggtATAGGCTAATAAAGAGAAACTTACGATGGATGCACGAGAGGAATTTGAAGTACAATGTCATCCGGAAGTAAGAAAACTTGGGGCGCAAGACCCTTAGCTTGAAGGACAAGGGGGAGAACATCGAATTGAGTTCTCTCTTGTCTATCCCATCCCAATGAGAGACACAGCTGTAAACATATCAACAagcaatttaattaaaaatagctAATGATTTTTCCGGTGTAGGGTAGGCCTATAATAGATACAAGCAATATACGTATACATATATAAAACATGCCTCAGTAAACTGAATGTTGGAAGGGTCTCCTTGTACTGTTCCATCCGGGTTCCGATAGCCAGCGTAACTAATCAATTGGCTGTTCCAAATACGAAAGTCGAGCTGGCCGTCAGTGCGGGCTGGAAAGACGGTTATGACTGAACGAAGACGCCCTTGATTTGTTGCGTACTTGATGTGCTCGACAAGGCTATCGAACATTTCTTGGGCTGTTTGAACATGCCGAGCATCGAAGACCTATACAGAAACGCATCACGCAAACGGTAGCTCAGTAATACACGTAGCCTACATTTTGTATCgagaatttgaaagaaaattcccttatttatttttaacagaGTGTTATACATACCTTCAAGGATTGCCACTGAACTCTTGCGACGCATCGTGGGGCATTGCGCCAAGCCATGCAACATCCGTGTACTAACTCATCGTAACTCAAATCATACTTACCATTACTCTCAATGTCTTTGTGAACTTGTAGTAACCGCACAATATGTTCCTCTGAAGCAAATCTTTAGAAAGTAATGACCCGCATCAcatacagaaaagaaaaaaagaattcgcaTTACAGCATTTTCTTGCTGTACAACgcaattgatagaaaatcacttttttgaaGCACGGAAGTATCCATCGAGAAACTCCTTGGCTTGTTGCaaaattttgtcttttggTCGTTTATAATTGACGGGGACTTGTCTGGGAACCATTCGACTGCCGACGCACACTTCCTCTCCCGAACAAGGTCCTTCCTAAAAATATCACGAAGTAAACGTTTCGATGTGCTGTCAGTATATACTTACAAAACGttaatattttatatatacattCGCTTATGTGAGTATACAGTCGGTCATTCGTgtacaaatattaaaaataattacttacaCAAATATTTTCATGAAACAGCTTGTCAACGGAAACTTCGCCTGTTGTGTGATTGCGTAGTTCAACGCCGCGTCGATCTTCCAACCACATTGTGACGCAAGTTGAAAATGCTGTTCagttacaaaaataaatacaaatattaTCTTAGCTATTAATGCGTAATCTCTATAGAGcgtgaaataatttattttactaCGCTATATTTCGATGCTGGGTGATAATTTGGGATATAAAAGTAGATGATCGGTTTTACTCTAACTcttaaaactattttaaacACAAGATTTTAGCTTCGTACACCGAAAGCTTGAGTGGTGAACTCGAAATCTTTTATGCAAGTAAATTGAAGCTCACTATACGAGCCGGCATTTATAAGTgacaaaaaaatcataaaacagTGACTGACTGTTCTCTAAGTTATctgtttttcttgattgaGTAATATATCTATATACAAAGCGCTTTGTCATTCAATCTAATCTTTGCAATTCACCTTGGAaaacccccctctccccccccccccccaaaaaaaggggaaaaacagCAATAAATTTGCTAAATTGTTTTCAGCGCATGATGATCAGCACCATGTTATCAGATGATTGAGTAAGAGATTTTCGTTAAGCGCATCGTCATTCAATTTAATctttgaaaattcaacttccaaatccaaatccatcccccccccccctcaaaaaaaggggaaaacagCAATAAATTGGCTAAATTATTGTTTTCAGCACATAGGACCAGCATCATCATGTTATCAGTTGATTGAGTAATAGATTTTTGATAAGCGCTTTGTCATCAAATTTAATCTTTGATATTCACACCGGAAAACCTGAAATAAAGAAGGGGAAAACCAGCAAATCTATTAGTTAAATTCATTTCAGCACACGGCCTGTATCACGAGATAATATCACAACATTAAGAACCGATATGAACTTGGCCTAATGAATTTGTCGGAAGTCGATATTATTTTACCTCGaataagaaatcaattgaaaaaatccgaaacacgcaataaacaaaagatccaaaagatatatatatatagcaggATTGCAATATTCGATATTCGCCTTCGAACTCAGTAACCTAATCACACGATGTATTCGTGAATAGCATGTTATGAACATGAAAATCGATCGCCAGTGCTCATGCTTCGGGTTTATGGTAATACATGTTGGTGTGTGACACATGACACGCTAGATTGATATCAAAGAGACAATATATTTAGTTCCAAGTTTCATCTACTCACCCCAATGACCTTTAAGCTACTTTGTTCAACGTCTATATGCTGACACAGTGTGACGATGGATGGACACTACACTTATACACATTTAAGTTAGCCTTCACAATATTTTGATTCGTCGGGAGAATAACGTACACACTAAGTTATTATTACATACAACTTCCACTGTCCGAAAGCAGCATGTGAATATATTCAAAGAAAGAGTGCGTTATAGGCTTGCGAAGAAAAACTTTCtagcaaataataataataatattttcccCTTAAAAAATGGTATATGACGAATTTTAGAATTGTGTTAACTACTGAATGCTACATGCCTTCCGCCCCACCCCCAcctagaaaaggaaatgagttTGCCACCATGACGCGAATACACGTAGGGAACTATTATTCTTTAACGAGCCGTCGACAAGCCTGACGATGTACATTGCAAGAATGCGGTCATCAACATGTTGGTTACAGTATTTTTGTATTCGTGAAATTCCATGAATTAATTCTGgagcaaattttcaatattgtGTTGTGATGTTCTGACGCAAGCGTCGGCTATTATAAGGCGTTCTCTTCCAGCAACTTGTGGCCAGTATAGTACAGCTCCCGCTAAAtttgagaaaaaaggagaaaaatattaatactGGAATATCGTCCCTTTAAAATATACGCAGTAAACAAAAGACTAGTacacgaatgaaaaaaaaaaaaacatccgtCAAAAAATGTGAGTTTCggcataaacattttttttttaaataatcaaacaaTTGTTCATCAATCTATGTCTGCAAATAAGCcaatctaaaaaattaaaaaatttctcctCTTCCGCTTCCGCTCTCAACCATACGTGGACGAATGATTGCACGCCCAAATCCAATCTAAAGGTTTAACTTTAGTTTATAACTTAACTTAAGTTTACGTATACACAGCTGCATCAGTAcggaataaataatcaaattctGAATATGTAGCACACTCAACATGCGTATAACGCTTTATAATAATAGCACaactgtaaattttttaaaatgatccatgttatttttgaaacagCAATTTAACATCATTTGTTTAGCAGaattcagtattttttttaaaaccctgttcttttctttttaccaacAACGTAgaacgaaaacaaattttgttgcCGGGTGGTTAGTTGAAATAACTAGGCACACAAGTAAGCAAACCGTAAAAAAGGAAGTGGTGGTCGTCTTATtactttcattattttcgATATTTTTGGCGATAATATCCGCCATCTCAATCATCCCTtatctttcttcctttttttggatttCCCTCTTTTGTTCTTCGCATTGGCTGGTTTCGACGTAAATCCACGCAAATGTAGTAAATCTTGTACGTTGTGACAAGTGGCGTAAGCGTTGGCAATAGCAATTTCGTTCATATCTCCCAAATGTGATAATGTTTCtgtattaattaaaaaaaaaaaaaaaattattataatcaCATTCGGCATCAGAAGTGAGGTTTTCATTCATTGTACAGTAAATAACACGGACTTAATAAAGTATGTAGGGGGACTCTAGACAGCATTCACTGCATTCAACCGTATGTATAGATAAGCATAAAAGCGTAGCGTTTTCATCAATCACATTGTCAGTAGCGATGATAgcttatttattatattgcgTGCCATACCGTTGCACTTGTATACAATTCCAACAGCAATGCGCAATATCAGTGCTGTGCAGCATGGACTGGCGTGCATGCTGGCGTGCTGCTGGCTTACATGCGAGACAAGCTTTCGGCTTTCTCTTCACTGAAATGAGTGCAGCATGAACGCGAAATGTGTATAGTGTCAATTGAAATCCTTACCCTTTTTGGTGGGCgttaaaattgttaaattCTCGGGAGTTGACATGGCAGTCTCTCTTCGTCCGCAGCTGAACCATTAATATCGCCAGATTAAAAGAAATCACACATTGATGAAACCCTGCACGACGGCTGCGCACAGCAAACGAAAAAGCTCGAGGTCGAGGCGCTTGCGTATAGTTCAGTTATTGATAAACGTCGAATTttggcaaagaaaaataaacaacccATCAATctgtgattaaaaagaataatggAAACGCAGTAGTGCCCGTTGCAAATATCGCAAGACAAcgattaaacaaacaaatatctGGTAGCAAATTTACATGGTATTGCCCTGTTTTCCGTTGAAACAGTAGCAGCTCGACTGCGCTTTTAACGTTGAGTCGGTTACATTATTCTTAAACCGTTAACGATTAAGTAAACGTTCCACCCTAGATGGCGAAATCGTCGAACGATGATCCCATCTCGCGGCAGTCatggaaaattattttccgATGTTGGACGTACCTTTCATTCTATCGCAGCTATCGCTGTTAAGAAATGGCGACCAACGCGACCACGTTGCGATTGTTAGGTAAGAGTAAGACCTCTCAACATTTTAATAATTCGTACCGTACCCAAATAGCAGTTCACTACCGTTAAGTTTAAATTGTGGTCGGCGAGAAGAAAACAGTATTCCACTATTGGTTACGTAAGAATTATAGATTTTCAACAAAGAATGTAGTAACAGTTAAAGTGTAGAAATTATCATTGAGATAGAGAGTATAGTTTTGCAgtaatgaataataaattttcttaatttatgaGGAGGGGTTGTGAAATGTGAACTTATGTTGTAGAGGATATCAGCCAGGGGTAAATGGAGCCACTTGAATAGGTATCGAACTCTTCTTGAGTAGCAATTATCTGGGATCAATGCATCATAGCAATTTAAATACAAACTTCCAAGTAAATAGTGATAGTCATCCAAAATAGCTACGTACGTGGATGTTATGACAGTAAACCTCTCTCGAGTAAGTCGGTAACCATTCAGTGTCTTGCCATGAAGAAGGAAAGGGTCCTGCTAGAGAAAAATCTCAATCACTTTTATTTATATCATGTCGGTCCCCTGCATTTCATGTtgtctttgtttttcatttgactTAAATTGATATTGGGAAGAATAATGTAATTATATTTTCCTCAGCGGCATCAGTACCCTTATGTAATAACCCCAAAAGTTTCCCTCTGTTACTGACTCAAATATCAGATGAATCTTCTATAGTCAATCTTCTACAGCACGAGCAACAAAATTAGATGGACTTAGACCATGGACTACTTTATTTTAATGGACTGGACTCTTGTAGAAATCATCAAAGAGTCCAATCCATTAATATAGAGTAGTCCATGCTTAGACTTGTGCAACTCTTGATAATGTTTATTCAttaagtaaaaattaaattttctttcaattttaacATTGCATTATGTATCTTTGTCAAATAATTCAGCAGCCAGGAAGAAATTGACGATGAGGAAGAAATTATTGTCGGGAATGACAGTAAAAGTAGCAAAAGTTTAAAgttgattaaaattaaattgccTAGTTTTTGTCGTAAAACACGCTAATGATTCGTTACATTTTAGGCAACAACAAATCCCTTCTAGAACACGATGAAGAATTTACTAAAAACCTCTAGACTAACACTTCAACTTGACGAAGAAATTACTAGAAATGTACGATTCAGAGAGTAATGCAACAGCGCTCAATTAAAGAGGTTGCTCCACCGTAAGCGTAagttaataaattaaaaattttccacaagttgacaaaaaaaaaaattcatggcCTTAAACCAGGTCAAACCACATCTGAAACTCAGTGATGACGGCGTTTTATGAACGTATCAACTGCCCATCCCCTGATGACCGCACAATCAGGGCTAGCTCTAGCACAACCTGCTGCACCCATCAATGGGAACTCGCGATTACGAGGAACTACGCAACTTATGCGGCAGTAGCAGACCCACAACAGCTCCTGGCTGTTAAAAGTCTGTGGCCCTTACGTAAGTCCGCAACTTTTATTAAATTATCAAGAAATGGGGATAAATAGTTTAGACCAAGATTTAGCTTTTCATTTAACGGTAGTATCAGTTACACCTAGTAAAAGATTTTTGTACTGAACAATAGTTATCCGTCGATTGCTTTCTGTTTATGCTTCTCTTTTTATGAAAGGGGAGTGGCTGACGTCGTTGTTGGCATCAAGGCATGGTATTTGTTTCTTCAGAAggttttcttaatttaattttgaagctgttaataataatcgtttttaaattatttttttggatcCAGACCTAAAACATGTGTTGAGCGAATTTGATGCGTAAGTTCGAACTCCTCTGTGCGTGTCCCGTTGAGAAGAAATGGTGACCAAAGCCGAAAACATGGGCGtagatgataaaaaaaaaacagtcaggTATGTCAACCGTCACAGACATAGAAGAGTACCTAATTTCTTTGAACTTAAGTACTAAAAAGCGTATACTACCTGCTAGATTATTACACTTTTGTCATTTTAACTGTTTTAACCAGAATTATGGAGCTTCAGTTTTGGCCATTGTAAGTTTCTTCAACATGCTGGTTGGTAGATCTCAAGAGAAGTAGAAGTACTGCAGACAAGGAACATCATTGATGGCATTGGATATAGGAATGAGTTTTGAGATCCAGGAAAACAGTGAAATTCTCTTGCTCAATGATATCAATTGGGCTAGGTAGTAAAGTCAAATTAAGTTATATTGAATTTTCATTGTTAAAACAGTGAATCTTTCCCATTAGTAGTTTACTCCTGTCGTGTCTTTGCTACCACTACCACACATATCATTTCATGAATTCATGCATCACATGTTGAGATAATCCGTCATTTTAAAAGAGTCGCTGTTCGAGAATGTATAGACTTTAGATCTAATGTATAGATCGTATACGTTATCATTGCGGGGACCCTCCTTATCTCACTCTTTTAAAAGGTAACTCCTGCTTTTGATCTTTAATGTTATTAAATATACATTTTTTGGTGTGATCTACACTTTACAGGTAACATAACCTTCAATTTATGCTTGGCAGTTTTATCTGATCACGTGGCCTCGCCGAAACTGCATATAGTACATTTCCCCAAAATGTCGTCTGTCTCTTGCTGCACATACCGCCTGTTCGTTTCGTCACATGCAGCAACAATCCAGAACAGAAAAAGTAATTATGTTAAACTTATTAACCCTGAGGTTACACATTTAGTTATTTGATGACTTATTTTCTGATagaaattgagtttttttctCTAAGTAGGAATACAGCTTTTTAAGGTATGAGCTTCTCAGTCCAACGTGCATTGTTGTAGTTGCAGTAAGCTGGCAGGTGATCTTCTTGCAGTTTTGCTTGCTATCTGTACAGCTTGTACCTTTCGTCACATGCAGCAACCCTTCAGAACAGTTTAAAATAATGGAGTTGGTCTGGTGTTTATGGTAAGGAACTCATTTACTTAGTTGATGTGTAGTTTTTTGCTTTATATCTGTTGACTTATCAGTTGAAaccatttaaataaatttggtgaattgccatttggtGATTTGTTTGTAATGCAACAGTAATTCCTAGAGATTGCTTAGTTAAACCATGCTTCTGTAATTTTTCTTGTCACACAtgactttattttcaaatagtaattgatttttttatccaAGTAGGAATACAGCCTCTTAAGGTCTGACTGAGCCTCTCAGTAGGATGTGTACGCGGATTTGTTGCAGACAGCTGGCGAAAGGTGTTCTTCTTGCTGGCTTGCTTTCTTCTTACAGTTTGTAGCTCTCGTCACATTCAAAAATACTTAAGAATAATTTAAAGTAATAAGTTTTTAAAGTTGATAAGCTTTTTATGGTAACTTACCTTAACTTatcattactaaatttaagtaGCCTTACCAATGGTAACCTTACCTTAAAATTAGTTGATGtaaagtttttcctttttatctgTTGACCTCTCACAGTCAAAACATTTCTAAAGGATGCgaattgttaatttctttgtaatttaaaagtaattcttaaaaaaagtgCCTAGTTAAACCATGCTTCTGTCATTTTGTTCATGTAATGCATGACTTTATTTTCTGATAGTTATTGAGTTTTTCTCCAAGTAGGATTACAACCTCTTGCTCTTTGGCTCCGAACCTCTTGGTAGCAGTCCAATGTGCAGACGGACTAGGTGCAGTTAGTTGGTGTACGGTGTGGTACTGTTCATGCAGACTATAGTGCTGATGTAGTTCTTACATTTAACTATGGATCATTCAGTCGTTCCTTAATGCTTTCACTAGGTGTGTAAAATTCTGTCTACCAGGTGGCGAAGTGTCTTTTCGTGAGTGAAAATGAGGTGACAAAATTCCGACATTTGCTTTGAAAGCAGTGGACTGGAATGTGTTGCTGACGGTATTTTTCGCTTTTACATTTAAGAACGATTGAGGTATTCCGACGCCATATTTCGACCAAGCTGAATCGAAAGTGAACAACTCTAAAGCAAGTAAGTGAATTATGgaagtttttacttttgtttAGTCCCTTTCATGATCTacttgaatttattttgtaaatgttTTTCGAAGATCATGCGTTTCTCCACGTGGTCGCTGCCGTGTCATGTAGATGCGTCTTTGAGAGGGTTTCTCCTATATCGCAAGACAAAATTGTGATGAAAACAGGAAATCTGAAATGGTAAAGATAATTGAAAGATAAATCAAGTTAGTAAGCATTATGCTCTTGATGTTAGACAAGTAACCTAGATATTTCATGCATCAGACAGCTTTTGTGGAAAGTTCTTTTAATGAGTCAAATTAGGAAAAAGCAGTTCTGTCATTAttaaaaacttgaaatgaaGTCTTCATGATGTGATTGTTGGCTATTTTCTTGATTGGGTTTTCTCTAGTTTATTCTAAATTTGAAGTAAATCACTGCCGTAATTTCTAATTGGTTGAGCAGTTTTAATTTATGTAAGCTAAAGTTAAATATTActtcaatttgtttgttttgcgtTGTGAAATTTACCATGgtttatttttcgtatttcaaaatgtttgattCATTAATGTTGTTTTGCCTTGTAGGATTTCATGATCAGTTTGATTTTGGAGCTGTTTATGGTGTTGCTGCGTGGTGTGCAGTGGTTTCACAATCATTTTCCAGTTGGCCGATGCACTTGAATGGAGTTTGTGCAGACTTGCAATTCAACATCATACCCCAATGTGTTATTTGCCTATGGTTGTGTCCGTGCTGAGATGAACAGTTAGTGGAAAA
Proteins encoded in this window:
- the LOC124340826 gene encoding nitric oxide synthase, salivary gland-like; translated protein: MWLEDRRGVELRNHTTGEVSVDKLFHENICEGPCSGEEVCVGSRMVPRQVPVNYKRPKDKILQQAKEFLDGYFRASKKFASEEHIVRLLQVHKDIESNGKYDLSYDELVHGCCMAWRNAPRCVARVQWQSLKVFDARHVQTAQEMFDSLVEHIKYATNQGRLRSVITVFPARTDGQLDFRIWNSQLISYAGYRNPDGTVQGDPSNIQFTELCLSLGWDRQERTQFDVLPLVLQAKGLAPQVFLLPDDIVLQIPLVHPSLPWFGELGLRWYALPAVANMLFDCGGIQFPAAPFNGWYMGTEVGSRDLCDPQRYNISEMIARKMELDTSTHATLWKDTVLLEVNKAVLYSYQKCGVTTWDHHTASESFIQFYAHEMKTRGGCPADWIWLVPPMSSSSSPLFHQEMSFYFLRPSFEYQMAAWSNFQTKSLVKSKGQGNSKKKMMAVIIAVRLCSYLFSSRWSKRPKVVVLFASQSGRAENFATKAFVKFKSLFQANLYSMAEFDANKLQDQQAIIIVASTFGDGEAPINGEEFKKNLIKMSKENFKFRHINNELPCFAVLGLGSTSYQQFCAFGKFIDITFKELGGTRLLPLACADELNNQEKTVQTWLSDITTALCKQFLIEGINYNNFINEESSADQPSVHFSARFITSSQEEKEDVLHVLSSVHQKEVSLVRISGKTLIGDPARPNREGHATIHLQLNTLNPETLKYKPGDHLAVFPRNNRDMMQRFVLRLRNCPASKSATIQLQVQGPNGNNWKRIPPCSFENLLARFIDLTSPPSQTTLRLMASSAIDQKDKMRLEILAEDLAAYQKWVSSVNPNIVDVLEDFLSVDVDAAALISTLPMIQPRFYSISSSAAFAPTEIHLTASLVRYRTEGGKGRLFHGLCTSYLEQTNRGDFIICYFKSNPSFHLPPYPLKPIICIAAGSGIAPLRGFWQQRHFEKGAFHHTFISKLWGNFSKRPVQQQSSNQYGAIYMYYGCREKTSQPFRNELDTMMQHKVITKTFVAFSRETAKPKEYVQDLLWKDGARVSTQILNEGAYVYICGKTAMATQVEETIIRIIRQYGEMNHDEAEMVFRNLKAGGRYKTDIFGSK